The following proteins are co-located in the Microbacterium sp. Clip185 genome:
- a CDS encoding aminomethyl transferase family protein has product MTSESLAAAIARTGSPLELLRNQNWPAFTFPVAPEFTNWRDEQRAWNTTVALMDQSHHMTQLFLGGSDLIEVLSSISPNTFATFRPGVAKQLISVNESGYLVGDGILFYNEDAPEGLVLIGHHILIDWVRFTLEKAAAEGKDVHQRLEPNSHMRQGPPTFYRYELQGPEADRVMEKLFGGPAPDIKFFHIGDVTIGGRAVKALRHGMAGQPGFEFFGPWADNEHVLQTILDAGEEFGIRRVGAKAYSATPLESGWVPTPFPAVFDDGMAEYRSWLPAERIGSVAGSLTSDDVRDFYLTPYDIGLGRSVRFDHDFHGREALERHAENPRRRKVTLLWNADDVAAVVRSQLEPGTPAKFLDFPKARYGLYQMDEVRRGGERVGISTDAGYIAYDQLYMSLATLDVDISDGEEVEIVWGEDPISSKHSVDQNHRQVMVRATVAPAPYHEWARTVYRA; this is encoded by the coding sequence ATGACATCCGAATCCCTCGCCGCGGCGATCGCACGCACCGGAAGCCCGCTCGAGCTGCTGCGCAACCAGAACTGGCCGGCGTTCACGTTCCCGGTCGCCCCCGAGTTCACGAACTGGCGCGACGAACAGCGCGCGTGGAACACCACGGTCGCCCTGATGGACCAGTCGCACCACATGACGCAGCTGTTCCTCGGAGGCAGCGACCTCATCGAAGTACTCTCCTCGATCTCGCCCAACACCTTCGCCACGTTCCGGCCCGGCGTCGCCAAACAGCTCATCAGCGTGAACGAATCCGGCTACCTCGTGGGCGACGGCATCCTGTTCTACAACGAGGACGCACCCGAGGGCCTCGTGCTCATCGGACACCACATCCTCATCGACTGGGTACGTTTCACGCTCGAGAAGGCCGCGGCCGAGGGCAAGGACGTGCATCAGCGCCTCGAGCCCAACTCGCATATGCGGCAGGGCCCGCCCACCTTCTACCGCTACGAGCTGCAAGGCCCCGAGGCCGATCGCGTCATGGAGAAGCTCTTCGGCGGGCCGGCGCCCGACATCAAGTTCTTCCACATCGGCGACGTCACGATCGGCGGCCGGGCGGTCAAGGCGCTGCGCCACGGCATGGCCGGGCAGCCGGGCTTCGAGTTCTTCGGCCCATGGGCCGACAACGAGCACGTGCTGCAGACCATCCTGGATGCGGGCGAGGAGTTCGGCATCCGCCGCGTCGGCGCGAAGGCCTACTCGGCGACGCCGCTCGAGTCGGGCTGGGTGCCGACACCGTTCCCCGCGGTGTTCGACGACGGCATGGCCGAGTATCGATCGTGGCTGCCCGCGGAGCGAATCGGCTCGGTGGCGGGATCGCTCACCTCCGACGACGTGCGCGACTTCTACCTGACGCCCTACGACATCGGTCTCGGACGTTCCGTGCGCTTCGACCACGATTTCCACGGCCGCGAGGCGCTGGAGCGGCATGCGGAGAATCCGCGCCGGCGCAAGGTGACGCTGCTGTGGAATGCCGACGACGTCGCCGCCGTCGTGCGCTCGCAGCTCGAGCCCGGCACTCCCGCGAAGTTCCTCGACTTCCCGAAGGCGCGCTACGGGCTGTACCAGATGGACGAGGTACGCCGGGGCGGCGAGCGCGTCGGCATCTCGACGGATGCGGGCTACATCGCCTACGACCAGCTGTACATGTCGCTCGCGACGCTCGACGTCGACATCTCCGACGGCGAGGAGGTCGAGATCGTCTGGGGCGAGGATCCGATCTCCTCCAAGCACTCGGTCGATCAGAACCATCGCCAGGTGATGGTACGTGCGACGGTCGCCCCCGCCCCGTACCACGAGTGGGCGCGCACGGTCTATCGCGCCTGA
- a CDS encoding IclR family transcriptional regulator produces MARGSAGESALHRHLRVLDAFDALHPFLTLGEIARTARIPVSTAHRLVAELTQEGLLDRLPDRTYRLGVRLWEYASRTPGALGLREVARPWLAAAHARIRQHVQLGVRAELDVLFIERMSAPDAVVNATLIGGRIPLHASSNGLVLLAHAPAGVVNEVLGSPMRAYTPLTITDPQVLGAELARIRADGFAVASGHIHLESRGMAVPVRGPEGEVYAALGAVVPNDGSSAAAVLETLRVASAGITRALRSLYGSGLDEAAVVHGPRPDAGVSAKSWAYIADLAERADAAPKVRA; encoded by the coding sequence ATGGCGCGTGGATCGGCCGGCGAGTCGGCACTGCATCGTCACCTGCGCGTGCTCGACGCCTTCGACGCCCTGCATCCGTTCCTCACGCTCGGCGAGATCGCTCGCACCGCCCGCATCCCCGTGTCCACCGCGCACCGGCTCGTGGCCGAACTGACGCAGGAGGGCCTGCTCGACCGGCTGCCGGATCGCACTTACCGTCTGGGCGTGCGGCTGTGGGAGTACGCCTCGCGCACCCCCGGTGCGCTCGGGCTGCGCGAGGTCGCGCGACCCTGGCTCGCCGCAGCGCACGCCCGCATCCGTCAGCACGTGCAGCTCGGGGTGCGCGCCGAGCTGGACGTGCTGTTCATCGAGCGGATGTCGGCGCCGGATGCGGTCGTCAACGCGACGCTCATCGGCGGGCGGATCCCGCTCCACGCCTCGTCGAACGGACTGGTGCTGCTCGCGCATGCACCCGCAGGCGTGGTGAACGAGGTGCTGGGCAGTCCGATGCGCGCGTACACACCGCTCACGATCACGGATCCGCAGGTGCTCGGCGCCGAGCTCGCCCGCATCCGAGCCGACGGGTTCGCGGTCGCATCCGGCCACATCCACCTCGAGTCGCGGGGCATGGCGGTTCCGGTGCGCGGGCCCGAGGGTGAGGTGTACGCCGCTCTCGGTGCCGTCGTGCCCAACGACGGCTCGTCCGCGGCGGCTGTTCTCGAGACCCTGCGCGTGGCGTCGGCCGGGATCACCCGCGCGCTGCGGTCCCTGTACGGTTCCGGGCTCGATGAAGCGGCCGTCGTGCACGGGCCGCGCCCGGATGCGGGCGTCTCGGCGAAGTCATGGGCGTACATCGCCGACCTCGCCGAGCGCGCGGATGCGGCACCGAAGGTGCGCGCGTGA
- a CDS encoding PadR family transcriptional regulator has protein sequence MSLRYALLALVRVGPQSGYDLQKQFAVSVGHVWHAPDSQIYPELRKMEAEGLVRGEEQARGERGTRRMYHITPEGDAAFLAWMAAPLDYQRVRDPAHLRAAYLEAGTPADSRAFLRAHIAQWESELEQWEGELARIDAVDNPMLLRRLAVTPEADKERTIAYKRFAYEGLVERARGEISWAQRGLALVERLEGAEGAT, from the coding sequence ATGAGCCTGCGTTACGCGCTCCTCGCCCTCGTGCGGGTGGGACCGCAGTCCGGCTACGACCTGCAGAAGCAGTTCGCAGTCTCGGTCGGGCACGTCTGGCACGCCCCGGACTCTCAGATCTACCCCGAGCTGCGCAAGATGGAGGCCGAGGGTCTCGTGCGCGGCGAGGAGCAGGCACGCGGCGAGCGCGGCACCCGGCGGATGTACCACATCACCCCCGAAGGGGATGCGGCCTTCCTCGCGTGGATGGCAGCTCCGCTCGACTACCAGCGCGTGCGCGACCCTGCTCACCTCCGGGCCGCCTACCTCGAAGCCGGCACGCCCGCCGACTCCCGCGCGTTCCTGCGCGCGCACATCGCGCAGTGGGAGAGCGAGCTGGAGCAGTGGGAGGGCGAGCTGGCGCGCATCGACGCCGTCGACAACCCGATGCTGCTGCGCCGTCTCGCCGTCACGCCCGAGGCCGACAAGGAACGCACGATCGCCTACAAGCGCTTCGCCTACGAGGGTCTCGTGGAGCGCGCGCGGGGCGAGATCTCCTGGGCGCAGCGAGGCCTCGCCCTCGTCGAACGCCTCGAAGGCGCAGAAGGAGCAACATGA
- a CDS encoding ABC transporter substrate-binding protein, producing the protein MNLRKRSVLGIVALTSALALTVVGCSRGGGGSDATGGAAAASPGITDTSISLGITTPLSGGTAGPGTCTVAGITAYFGAKNAEGGVKFGDGKTRTVDIKALDDAYDPQKAKANYDQLKDSVFAMTAGLGTPTNRAYREAAIADEVPQVLVMTGDPIFSETNESPWQLGFVPIYQNEGEAFGKLLAASGENHKVAVLYQNDDYGEGYLEGFKNAVEGASNIEIVKELTYEATDTAVDAQLTELASSGADVFFNAMSITPLVISSLQKAQQLGWSPSWFLPSNTSSPTAILQPGGADAFPGVYSVSFSKAPASPAFADDEDVQTFLTDLKQYADYQDMPAFPHCMWSFMVGATLEQAFEKMTEPTRENFMEALRSISDFQAPLMLDGTAVDTTVDGQPAVSSVVVQKYNGQGYTTVESFG; encoded by the coding sequence ATGAATCTGAGGAAGAGGAGCGTGCTGGGCATCGTCGCCCTGACGTCCGCTCTCGCACTGACCGTCGTCGGCTGTTCGCGCGGCGGGGGAGGCTCCGACGCTACCGGCGGCGCCGCGGCCGCGAGCCCCGGCATCACCGACACGTCGATCAGCCTGGGCATCACCACGCCGCTCAGCGGCGGTACGGCGGGCCCCGGCACCTGCACGGTCGCCGGCATCACGGCGTACTTCGGTGCGAAGAACGCCGAGGGCGGCGTGAAGTTCGGCGACGGCAAGACCCGCACGGTCGACATCAAGGCGCTCGACGACGCCTACGACCCGCAGAAGGCCAAGGCCAACTACGACCAGCTGAAGGACAGCGTCTTCGCGATGACGGCGGGCCTCGGCACGCCGACCAACCGCGCCTATCGCGAGGCGGCGATCGCCGACGAGGTGCCGCAGGTTCTCGTGATGACCGGCGACCCGATCTTCAGCGAGACCAACGAGAGCCCGTGGCAGCTCGGCTTCGTGCCGATCTACCAGAACGAGGGCGAGGCCTTCGGAAAGCTCCTGGCCGCATCCGGTGAGAACCACAAGGTGGCCGTGCTCTACCAGAACGACGACTACGGCGAGGGCTACCTCGAGGGCTTCAAGAACGCCGTCGAGGGCGCGAGCAACATCGAGATCGTGAAGGAGCTCACCTACGAGGCGACCGATACGGCCGTCGATGCGCAGCTCACCGAGCTTGCGAGCTCGGGCGCCGATGTGTTCTTCAACGCGATGTCGATCACGCCGCTCGTGATCTCGTCGCTGCAGAAGGCGCAGCAGCTCGGATGGAGTCCCAGCTGGTTCCTGCCCTCGAACACGTCGAGCCCGACCGCCATCCTGCAGCCCGGAGGCGCGGACGCCTTCCCCGGTGTGTACTCGGTGTCGTTCTCTAAGGCGCCTGCGAGCCCTGCGTTCGCCGACGACGAGGACGTGCAGACGTTCCTGACCGACCTGAAGCAGTACGCGGACTACCAGGACATGCCCGCCTTCCCGCACTGCATGTGGAGCTTCATGGTCGGAGCCACCCTCGAGCAGGCCTTCGAGAAGATGACCGAGCCGACGCGCGAGAACTTCATGGAAGCGCTGCGCTCGATCAGCGACTTCCAGGCGCCGCTCATGCTCGACGGCACCGCCGTCGACACCACGGTGGACGGTCAGCCGGCCGTGTCCTCGGTGGTCGTGCAGAAGTACAACGGACAGGGGTACACCACGGTCGAGTCCTTCGGCTGA
- a CDS encoding ABC transporter ATP-binding protein, whose translation MAARLTLKDVNLRFGGITVLHDVGFDVEPGQIFGLVGPNGAGKTSLFNCISGHYRPSSGSITIDGDEASGQTPAHLARRGLARTFQHPALQLHASVLENVMLGAHTRLPGGPGEWAIRTPRTWRSEREMRAEALRLLERSGLGWAANRHADELSHGLHKAIELCRALMSHPKLLLLDEPAAGLPHSEVEQLISTVRAIRDEDDITVVIVEHHMGLIAALTDRVVVLDHGRKLMEGSAAEAQSDPRVIEAYIGKEAADDAA comes from the coding sequence ATGGCGGCTCGACTCACCCTCAAGGATGTGAACCTGCGGTTCGGCGGGATCACGGTGCTGCACGATGTCGGATTCGACGTGGAGCCCGGCCAGATCTTCGGCCTCGTCGGGCCCAACGGCGCGGGCAAGACCTCGTTGTTCAACTGCATCAGCGGTCACTACCGGCCGAGTTCGGGCTCCATCACGATCGACGGCGACGAGGCCTCCGGGCAGACCCCCGCGCACCTCGCGCGGCGCGGACTCGCCCGCACGTTCCAGCATCCGGCGCTGCAACTGCACGCATCCGTGCTCGAGAACGTGATGCTGGGTGCCCACACGCGCCTTCCCGGAGGTCCCGGCGAGTGGGCGATCCGCACGCCGCGCACGTGGCGGTCGGAACGCGAGATGCGCGCCGAAGCGCTGCGACTGCTGGAGCGCTCAGGGCTCGGTTGGGCGGCGAACCGTCACGCCGACGAGCTCTCGCACGGACTCCACAAGGCGATCGAGCTGTGCCGGGCGCTCATGTCGCACCCGAAGCTGCTCCTGCTGGATGAGCCGGCGGCAGGGCTTCCGCACTCCGAGGTCGAGCAGCTCATCTCGACCGTTCGCGCCATCCGTGACGAAGACGACATCACCGTCGTCATCGTCGAGCACCACATGGGCCTCATCGCCGCCCTGACCGACCGTGTGGTGGTGCTCGACCACGGCCGCAAGCTCATGGAGGGCTCGGCCGCCGAGGCGCAGAGCGATCCTCGTGTGATCGAGGCCTACATCGGCAAGGAGGCGGCCGATGACGCTGCTTGA
- a CDS encoding NAD(P)-dependent oxidoreductase: protein MTRIAVIGLGEAGRRYAVGLSRAGAEVRGYDPDPREADPAVPRVDTLAEAVTSADVAISLVGAHAAVSVAEQVAPLLEAGRLYADLNTAAPEVKSAVERVAGRAGLLVADVAVLAPVTRAGIRTPLLASGPGADVLAGLLRPFGVPIDTIDAPVGAAARLKIVRSIFMKGLATLLIETLTAAEAADAADWMRGQLTAELGPDAPALVERLISGTHAHRTRREQEVRDALDLLAELGTPDDMTRGTLSWFERLGRDNT, encoded by the coding sequence GTGACGCGCATCGCCGTCATCGGACTCGGCGAGGCGGGGCGCCGCTACGCCGTCGGGCTCTCACGCGCGGGCGCGGAGGTGCGCGGTTACGATCCGGACCCGCGCGAGGCCGACCCCGCTGTCCCCCGCGTGGACACCCTCGCCGAGGCGGTGACCTCCGCCGACGTGGCCATCAGCCTCGTGGGCGCGCACGCCGCGGTGTCGGTGGCCGAGCAGGTCGCGCCGCTGCTGGAGGCGGGGCGCCTCTACGCCGATCTCAACACCGCCGCGCCCGAGGTGAAGTCCGCGGTCGAGCGGGTCGCCGGACGTGCAGGTCTGCTCGTCGCGGATGTCGCCGTGCTCGCTCCGGTGACCCGAGCCGGCATCCGCACGCCGTTGCTCGCGAGCGGACCGGGCGCCGACGTCCTCGCCGGACTCCTGCGCCCGTTCGGGGTTCCGATCGACACGATCGATGCACCCGTGGGCGCGGCCGCGCGTCTGAAGATCGTGCGGAGCATCTTCATGAAGGGCCTCGCGACCCTGCTCATCGAGACGCTCACGGCCGCGGAGGCGGCGGATGCGGCGGACTGGATGCGCGGGCAGCTCACCGCGGAGTTGGGGCCCGACGCCCCCGCGCTCGTCGAGCGACTGATCTCGGGAACCCACGCGCACCGCACGCGCCGCGAGCAGGAGGTACGCGATGCGCTCGACCTACTGGCAGAGCTCGGCACCCCCGACGACATGACCCGCGGCACCCTGTCGTGGTTCGAGCGGCTCGGTCGCGACAACACCTGA
- the folE gene encoding GTP cyclohydrolase I, with translation MSIDTAARTDRARAVAAVRELLEAVGEDADRLGLTRTPERVADLFLDLFSGLGIDPASALGAPVALTDNEHPGELVGMTAIPFRSVCEHHLLPFEGTVDVFYAPVRHIAGLSRIATLVELASRRPQLQERLGHQIADALMTVLRPHGVAVRVEARHGCVAHLEPSAASARVVTVATLGDIPDATWRLAAPSAP, from the coding sequence ATGAGCATCGACACGGCAGCGCGCACCGACCGAGCCCGCGCGGTCGCGGCCGTTCGCGAGCTGCTCGAGGCCGTCGGCGAAGACGCCGATCGCCTCGGGCTGACCCGCACCCCCGAGCGGGTGGCGGATCTCTTCCTCGACCTGTTCTCCGGGCTCGGCATCGATCCCGCATCCGCACTCGGAGCACCTGTCGCCCTCACCGACAACGAGCACCCCGGTGAGCTCGTCGGCATGACCGCCATCCCATTCCGCTCGGTGTGCGAGCACCACCTGCTGCCCTTCGAGGGAACGGTGGATGTCTTCTACGCGCCGGTGCGTCACATCGCGGGACTCAGCCGCATCGCGACGCTCGTCGAGCTCGCCTCGCGTCGCCCTCAGCTGCAGGAACGTCTCGGACACCAGATCGCCGACGCGCTCATGACGGTGCTGCGCCCACACGGGGTCGCCGTGCGGGTGGAGGCCCGCCACGGGTGCGTCGCCCATCTGGAGCCGAGCGCCGCATCCGCTCGCGTGGTCACGGTGGCAACCCTCGGCGACATCCCCGACGCGACCTGGCGCCTCGCCGCACCATCCGCCCCCTGA
- a CDS encoding ABC transporter ATP-binding protein — MTLLELVDVTASYGPVQVLDGVSLSVPEQGAVGILGANGAGKTTTLRAISGMVRTTGTIRFDGRDIRGMRPEKVASIGIAHVPEGRGTLGALTVRENLRVGAYQRRDHKAIQGDIDYCLDLFPNLKERYRSHASALSGGEQQMLAVARAFMARPRLLLLDEASLGLAPSTARTVYDAIARLRRESGIAMLVVEQNATLAFRLVDTATVLETGRNVLTGTSAELKGMDEIRRAYLGG, encoded by the coding sequence ATGACGCTGCTTGAACTCGTCGACGTGACCGCGTCGTACGGCCCCGTGCAGGTGCTCGACGGCGTGTCGCTGAGCGTGCCCGAGCAAGGTGCCGTCGGCATCCTCGGGGCGAACGGCGCGGGAAAGACGACCACTCTCCGCGCGATCAGCGGCATGGTGCGCACGACCGGCACCATCCGATTCGACGGGCGCGACATCCGCGGGATGCGGCCCGAGAAGGTCGCGTCCATCGGTATCGCCCACGTGCCCGAGGGGCGCGGCACCCTCGGCGCCCTGACGGTGCGCGAGAACCTGCGGGTCGGTGCGTACCAGCGGCGCGATCACAAGGCCATCCAGGGTGACATCGACTACTGCCTCGACCTGTTCCCGAACCTCAAAGAGCGCTACCGCTCCCACGCCTCGGCGCTGTCCGGCGGCGAGCAGCAGATGCTCGCCGTCGCCCGCGCCTTCATGGCCAGGCCGCGGCTGCTCCTGCTCGACGAGGCGTCTCTGGGCCTCGCCCCGAGCACCGCGCGCACGGTCTACGACGCCATCGCGAGGCTGCGCCGCGAGTCCGGCATCGCGATGCTCGTGGTCGAGCAGAACGCGACGCTCGCCTTCCGACTCGTCGACACCGCGACCGTGCTCGAGACCGGCCGGAACGTGCTCACCGGCACGTCGGCCGAACTCAAGGGCATGGACGAGATCCGCCGCGCCTACCTGGGAGGTTGA
- a CDS encoding branched-chain amino acid ABC transporter permease: protein MASTTSVFSRRWVRIVAVLAVVALLVLLPLMLPEFANQTIARIGVFAVAVLGLNVVMGYTGQVSLGQIFFVGLGAYVTAYGVQNDWNIALVFVLSILIPGVVGLIIALAAARLGGLAIAMVTIALPIVGVPLAKRLSDLTGGSQGVSARFTDAPEWSGLYDDQWQLYLVIIIGGIAFLLTRNLVRGKYGRAFAIVKDNEAVAAAMGVSPYRYKVLAFTVASLIGGVSGFLYMVVVQYTSPETMSFGHSIQLLAAMVIGGAGSIIGSLLGGAYYVLAPQLTNLVDPNLTAVLQGALLLLVLFVLPGGLASLPARLRRMRRRSDRAPANPSSGDLPASPSTTERQNHP, encoded by the coding sequence ATGGCTTCCACCACATCCGTCTTCTCGCGTCGGTGGGTACGCATCGTCGCCGTGCTTGCGGTCGTCGCGCTGCTCGTGCTGCTCCCGCTCATGCTGCCCGAGTTCGCCAACCAGACGATCGCGCGCATCGGCGTCTTCGCCGTCGCGGTGCTCGGTCTGAACGTCGTCATGGGTTACACCGGCCAGGTCTCACTCGGGCAGATCTTCTTCGTCGGGCTCGGCGCGTACGTCACCGCGTACGGCGTGCAGAACGACTGGAACATCGCCCTCGTGTTCGTTCTCAGCATCCTCATCCCCGGCGTCGTGGGGCTGATCATCGCGCTCGCCGCTGCGCGGCTGGGCGGGCTCGCCATCGCGATGGTGACGATCGCGCTCCCGATCGTCGGCGTGCCGCTGGCCAAGCGGCTGTCGGATCTGACCGGGGGATCGCAGGGCGTGTCGGCGCGCTTCACGGACGCGCCGGAGTGGAGCGGGCTGTACGACGATCAATGGCAGCTGTACCTCGTCATCATCATCGGCGGCATCGCGTTCCTGCTCACCCGCAACCTCGTGCGGGGCAAGTACGGCCGCGCCTTCGCGATCGTGAAGGACAACGAGGCGGTCGCCGCGGCGATGGGCGTCTCGCCCTATCGGTACAAGGTGCTCGCCTTCACGGTGGCCTCCCTCATCGGCGGCGTCAGCGGCTTCCTCTACATGGTCGTGGTGCAGTACACCTCGCCCGAGACGATGAGCTTCGGGCACTCCATCCAGTTGCTCGCGGCGATGGTCATCGGCGGCGCGGGCAGCATCATCGGGTCGCTCCTGGGCGGTGCGTACTACGTGCTCGCGCCGCAGCTGACGAACCTCGTCGACCCCAACCTGACGGCCGTGCTCCAGGGGGCGCTGCTGCTGCTTGTGCTCTTCGTCCTCCCGGGCGGACTCGCATCCCTTCCCGCACGACTGAGACGGATGCGGCGTCGCTCCGATCGAGCACCGGCCAACCCATCGTCCGGCGACCTTCCCGCGTCGCCGAGCACCACAGAGAGGCAGAATCACCCATGA
- a CDS encoding GntR family transcriptional regulator, which produces MAFPSVTDEADQAARPELAAQIRDAILGGEFAPHQRLIEADLSERFDAPRAAVRTALLTLAGEGLVERLPNRGARVRAITVDEAVEIVEVRMGLESLCARKAAERVDDDDIEALRTLRSDIERAIAVGDLIGYSRLNQELDRRLRELSGHATASQLLERLRAQSARHQFRLAFHPGRAAQSAPEHIAIIDAVVARDPDAAEAATRQHLAGIVDILRSLD; this is translated from the coding sequence ATGGCGTTTCCCTCCGTGACGGACGAGGCCGACCAGGCGGCGCGACCCGAGCTGGCCGCGCAGATTCGCGACGCGATCCTCGGCGGCGAGTTCGCGCCTCACCAACGGCTCATCGAGGCCGATCTCAGCGAACGCTTCGATGCTCCGCGGGCAGCCGTGCGCACCGCGCTGCTGACGCTCGCGGGAGAGGGCCTCGTCGAGCGCCTGCCCAACCGCGGCGCGCGCGTGCGAGCCATCACGGTCGACGAGGCGGTCGAGATCGTCGAGGTGCGCATGGGACTCGAGTCGCTCTGCGCCCGCAAGGCGGCCGAGCGGGTCGACGACGATGACATCGAAGCCCTCCGTACGCTCCGATCGGACATCGAGCGTGCGATCGCCGTGGGCGACCTGATTGGATACTCCCGCCTGAACCAGGAGCTCGATCGGCGCCTGCGCGAGCTCAGCGGGCACGCGACCGCATCCCAGCTCCTGGAGCGTCTGCGCGCGCAGTCCGCGCGGCACCAGTTCCGGCTTGCCTTCCACCCCGGCCGCGCCGCGCAGTCCGCACCCGAGCACATCGCGATCATCGACGCGGTCGTCGCCCGCGATCCGGATGCGGCCGAGGCCGCCACCCGCCAGCATCTCGCCGGCATCGTCGACATCCTCCGCTCGCTCGACTGA
- a CDS encoding branched-chain amino acid ABC transporter permease — MGTFIQLVVDGLSIGSVYAALALAIVLVNQATGLINFAQGGMAVLSAYLAWWFTGVGIPLILAILLSVGVSFLFGAVVERYLMRRFEGGDPDTAVVVTIGLLTLITGVCGWLFTYNNQQFPSLFPLDTISVLGASVSVRSIGTTVVILAIMILLQALFAGTKLGLALRAVAVNPQSAAFSGLPVSRLLMVGWGLAAGLGAVAGALVAPQLTLTPGMMDNALVYALAAVILGGLSSPVGVVAAAWIIGVLENLAAVYVPFIGYDLKVAVPFVLIFIVLLVRPQGLFGRRTVVRV, encoded by the coding sequence GTGGGAACCTTCATCCAACTCGTCGTCGACGGGCTGTCCATCGGCTCGGTCTACGCCGCGCTCGCCCTGGCGATCGTGCTCGTCAACCAGGCGACCGGCCTGATCAACTTCGCCCAGGGCGGGATGGCGGTGCTCTCCGCCTACCTCGCCTGGTGGTTCACGGGGGTGGGAATCCCGCTGATCCTCGCGATCCTGCTCTCGGTGGGCGTCTCGTTCCTGTTCGGCGCCGTCGTCGAGCGCTACCTGATGCGCCGCTTCGAGGGTGGCGACCCCGACACCGCCGTCGTGGTCACGATCGGTCTGCTGACCCTCATCACCGGTGTGTGCGGCTGGCTCTTCACCTACAACAACCAGCAGTTCCCCTCACTCTTCCCCCTCGACACGATCTCGGTGCTGGGCGCCTCGGTGAGCGTGCGATCGATCGGGACGACGGTGGTCATCCTCGCGATCATGATCCTGCTGCAGGCGCTGTTCGCCGGCACGAAGCTCGGCCTCGCACTGCGGGCGGTCGCGGTCAACCCGCAGTCCGCGGCCTTCTCCGGCCTGCCCGTGAGTCGCCTGCTCATGGTCGGATGGGGGCTCGCCGCGGGTCTCGGCGCCGTCGCCGGCGCGCTCGTCGCCCCGCAGCTCACGCTCACCCCCGGGATGATGGACAACGCCCTCGTCTACGCGCTGGCCGCCGTCATCCTCGGCGGACTCTCGAGTCCCGTCGGAGTGGTCGCGGCGGCATGGATCATCGGCGTGCTGGAGAACCTCGCCGCCGTGTACGTGCCCTTCATCGGCTACGACCTGAAGGTCGCGGTGCCGTTCGTGCTCATCTTCATCGTGCTGCTCGTGCGACCACAGGGCCTGTTCGGCCGCAGAACGGTGGTGCGTGTCTGA